A DNA window from Massilia putida contains the following coding sequences:
- a CDS encoding FAD-dependent monooxygenase: protein MAEQALHVDVAICGAGPVGLALAALMARRGVEPGRIALVDAKALGQAISDPRSIALSWGSRMLLEDVGAWPAVQSAATAIHQIHVSRRGHLGRSVMDRAEHQLDALGYVARYGDVVDALSRACERVGVQVLRPARVAALHEDRDGVVLELDDERTLHAKVAVQAEGGVFGAQAERPQRRDYVQTAVIARVTASQPIPHRAFERFTDEGPLALLPQDGADGHQYALVWCVHPERAQQLLDLGEPEFLRRLGEAFGERLGTFTHASTRAAFPLGLNADPRFSARTVAIGNAAQTLHPVAGQGLNLGLRDAAVLARLLARGIDQDGGTADALARFAEERARDRGAIIRTTDAMARVFANTGPLQAVLGLALAALDTVKPARMLLAELMMFGRR from the coding sequence ATGGCTGAACAGGCGCTGCACGTGGACGTGGCGATCTGCGGCGCCGGCCCGGTCGGCCTCGCGCTGGCCGCGCTGATGGCGCGCCGCGGCGTCGAGCCGGGGCGCATCGCGCTCGTCGATGCGAAGGCGCTGGGCCAGGCGATCTCGGACCCGCGCTCGATCGCGCTGTCGTGGGGCAGCCGCATGCTGCTGGAGGATGTCGGCGCGTGGCCCGCCGTGCAATCCGCGGCCACGGCCATCCACCAGATCCACGTCTCGCGCCGCGGCCATCTGGGCCGCAGCGTGATGGACCGCGCGGAACACCAACTCGACGCGCTGGGCTATGTGGCGCGCTACGGCGACGTCGTCGACGCGTTGTCGCGCGCCTGCGAGCGCGTGGGCGTGCAGGTGCTGCGTCCCGCGCGCGTGGCCGCGCTGCATGAAGACCGCGACGGCGTCGTGCTCGAACTGGACGACGAGCGCACGCTGCATGCGAAGGTCGCCGTGCAGGCAGAAGGCGGCGTGTTCGGCGCACAGGCCGAGCGGCCGCAGCGGCGCGACTACGTGCAGACGGCCGTCATCGCGCGCGTCACGGCGAGCCAGCCGATTCCGCACCGCGCCTTCGAACGTTTTACGGACGAAGGCCCGCTGGCGCTGCTGCCGCAGGACGGTGCCGACGGCCACCAATATGCCTTGGTCTGGTGCGTGCATCCGGAGCGCGCGCAGCAGCTGCTGGACCTGGGCGAGCCCGAATTCCTGCGCCGGCTGGGCGAGGCGTTCGGCGAACGCCTCGGCACATTCACGCACGCCTCCACGCGGGCGGCGTTTCCCCTCGGGCTGAATGCGGACCCCAGGTTCTCGGCGCGCACGGTCGCCATCGGGAATGCGGCGCAGACCTTGCATCCGGTCGCGGGCCAGGGTTTGAATCTCGGCCTGCGCGACGCGGCCGTGCTGGCGCGCCTGCTGGCACGCGGGATCGATCAGGACGGCGGCACCGCGGACGCGCTGGCGCGCTTTGCGGAAGAACGTGCGCGCGACCGCGGCGCCATCATCCGCACGACGGATGCGATGGCGCGCGTGTTCGCGAATACGGGGCCGCTGCAGGCGGTGCTCGGGCTGGCGCTGGCGGCGCTGGATACCGTGAAACCAGCAAGGATGCTGCTTGCCGAACTGATGATGTTCGGGCGGCGTTGA
- a CDS encoding NUDIX hydrolase, protein MTHTFRPSVTVAAIIERDGRFLLIEEETSDGIRLNQPAGHLDPCESLEQAVIREAMEETAHEFIPEALVGMYLSRYHSKSRGHDVTYLRFTFCGKAGKQYDQALDHGILRTLWLTRDELAACQERHRSPIVLRCVDDYLAGKRTPLDLLYTDYSVFDGGLTIKPDVT, encoded by the coding sequence ATGACCCATACCTTCAGACCGTCAGTCACCGTCGCCGCGATCATCGAGCGCGATGGCCGCTTTCTGCTGATCGAAGAGGAAACCAGCGACGGCATCCGCCTGAATCAGCCGGCCGGCCACCTCGACCCGTGCGAATCGCTCGAACAGGCGGTGATCCGCGAGGCGATGGAAGAGACGGCGCATGAATTCATCCCGGAAGCCCTCGTCGGCATGTATCTGTCGCGCTACCACTCGAAGTCGCGCGGACATGACGTGACCTATCTGCGCTTCACGTTCTGCGGCAAGGCGGGCAAGCAGTACGACCAGGCGCTCGACCACGGCATCCTGCGCACGCTGTGGCTCACGCGCGACGAACTGGCCGCGTGCCAGGAGCGCCACCGCAGCCCGATCGTGCTGCGGTGCGTGGACGATTACCTGGCGGGCAAGCGCACGCCGCTAGACCTGCTGTACACGGACTATTCGGTCTTCGACGGCGGACTCACCATCAAACCGGACGTAACCTGA
- a CDS encoding ANTAR domain-containing response regulator has product MLKAIIVDGSAVARGLLATVLTDGGYDVAGQAHTAAAGFALALKHHPHIFCIAREQFEDGQEAIGQLRAQLPKTLIFMVSGSLDAPAVQAALAGGVHGFIVKPFKADTVLRTIRNTVISIVKKHRGD; this is encoded by the coding sequence ATGCTCAAGGCGATCATCGTGGACGGCAGCGCCGTCGCGCGCGGCCTGCTGGCCACCGTGCTCACCGACGGCGGCTACGACGTCGCCGGCCAGGCCCACACGGCCGCGGCCGGATTTGCGCTCGCGCTCAAGCACCATCCGCACATCTTCTGCATCGCGCGCGAGCAGTTCGAGGACGGGCAAGAGGCCATCGGACAGCTGCGCGCGCAGCTGCCCAAGACGCTGATCTTCATGGTGTCCGGCTCGCTCGACGCGCCGGCCGTCCAGGCGGCGCTCGCGGGCGGCGTGCACGGGTTCATCGTCAAGCCGTTCAAGGCCGACACGGTGCTGCGCACGATCCGCAACACCGTCATTTCCATCGTCAAGAAGCACCGGGGCGACTAA
- a CDS encoding 5'-3' exonuclease, producing the protein MAKLLAIDGLNIVRRVYEASPEPDSDLKASIALRHAFSSFRNLLEAHAPTHVLAAFDYGGATWRHALYPRYREGRAPMPGVLREALPEFHERLRKVGLHVLMLPEVEADDVIGTGVLRWLSEGRGDAVVATTDKDLHPLIAHGALVWDHFKGEWHDDAWVRNRFGVAPERLHDLLALMGDPTDGVPGVSKIGMKTAARLLNAYGDLDAVMAGAGILKTPLGERLRAEREILEVSRKLVQLKTDVRLGVTWNMLAYEAD; encoded by the coding sequence ATGGCAAAGCTGCTGGCCATCGACGGCCTGAACATCGTGCGGCGCGTGTACGAGGCGAGCCCCGAACCGGACTCGGACCTCAAGGCGAGCATCGCGCTGCGCCACGCGTTCTCGTCGTTCCGCAACCTGCTCGAAGCGCACGCGCCCACGCACGTGCTGGCCGCGTTCGACTACGGCGGCGCCACGTGGCGGCACGCGTTGTATCCGCGCTACCGCGAAGGCCGCGCGCCGATGCCGGGCGTGCTGCGCGAAGCGCTGCCGGAATTCCACGAGCGCCTGCGCAAGGTCGGCCTGCACGTCCTGATGCTGCCCGAGGTCGAGGCGGACGACGTCATCGGCACCGGCGTGCTGCGCTGGCTGTCGGAGGGGCGCGGCGACGCCGTCGTCGCCACCACCGACAAGGACCTGCACCCCTTGATCGCGCACGGCGCGCTGGTGTGGGATCATTTCAAGGGCGAGTGGCACGACGACGCGTGGGTGCGCAACAGGTTCGGCGTCGCGCCGGAGCGCCTGCACGACCTGCTGGCGCTGATGGGCGACCCGACCGACGGCGTGCCGGGCGTGTCGAAGATCGGCATGAAGACGGCCGCGCGCCTGCTCAATGCCTATGGCGACCTCGACGCCGTCATGGCGGGCGCCGGCATCCTCAAGACGCCGCTGGGCGAGAGACTGCGCGCGGAGCGCGAGATCCTTGAGGTGTCGCGCAAGCTGGTGCAACTGAAGACCGACGTGCGCCTGGGCGTCACGTGGAACATGCTGGCGTACGAAGCAGATTAA
- a CDS encoding NAD(P)(+) transhydrogenase (Re/Si-specific) subunit beta, with protein sequence MNMISMNVVTLLYLVASVCFIQALKGLSSPASARMGNAFGMTGMGIAVITTIALMFKLKEQMQTGGMGFGLVLLGVVVGGAIGAVAAKRVEMTKMPELVAAMHSLIGLAAVCIAIAAVSEPWAFNIAARGEGLPFGNRLELFIGTFVGAVTFSGSVIAFGKLAGKYKFRLFQGAPVRYPGQHMINLLVAIAIIALGLVFCFSAGSAPAWTPYIVMAVLSFVLGVLIIIPIGGADMPVVVSMLNSYSGWAAAGIGFSLNNSMLIIAGSLVGSSGAILSYIMCKAMNRSFFNVILGGFGGEGASSDAGGAKEQRPVKSGSPEDAAFILQNAESVIIVPGYGLAVARAQHTVKELVDKLTAHGVQVRYAIHPVAGRMPGHMNVLLAEAEVPYDQVAEMEDINGEFGQTDVVLVLGANDVVNPAAKDPKSPIAGMPILEAYKAKSIIVNKRSMASGYAGLDNDLFYQPNTMMVFGDAKKVIEAMVKAVE encoded by the coding sequence ATGAACATGATCAGCATGAACGTCGTGACGCTCCTGTACCTCGTGGCGTCCGTATGCTTCATCCAGGCCTTGAAAGGCTTGTCGTCGCCCGCGTCCGCGCGCATGGGCAACGCGTTCGGCATGACGGGCATGGGCATCGCCGTCATCACCACCATCGCCCTGATGTTCAAGCTGAAGGAGCAGATGCAGACGGGCGGCATGGGTTTTGGCCTCGTGCTGCTCGGCGTCGTCGTCGGCGGCGCGATCGGTGCCGTGGCCGCGAAGCGCGTCGAGATGACCAAGATGCCGGAACTGGTCGCCGCGATGCACTCGCTCATCGGCCTCGCGGCCGTGTGCATCGCCATCGCGGCCGTGTCCGAGCCGTGGGCCTTCAATATCGCCGCGCGCGGCGAAGGACTCCCGTTCGGCAACCGCCTGGAACTGTTCATCGGCACGTTCGTCGGCGCGGTGACGTTCTCCGGTTCCGTGATCGCGTTCGGCAAGCTGGCCGGCAAATATAAATTCCGGCTGTTCCAGGGCGCGCCCGTGCGCTATCCGGGCCAGCACATGATCAACCTGCTGGTGGCCATCGCCATCATCGCGCTCGGCCTCGTGTTCTGCTTCTCGGCAGGCAGCGCGCCCGCGTGGACGCCGTACATCGTGATGGCCGTGCTGTCGTTCGTGCTCGGGGTGCTCATCATCATCCCGATCGGCGGCGCGGACATGCCCGTCGTCGTGTCGATGCTGAACTCGTACTCGGGCTGGGCGGCGGCCGGCATCGGCTTCTCGCTGAACAACTCGATGCTGATCATCGCGGGCTCGCTTGTCGGATCAAGCGGCGCGATCCTGTCGTACATCATGTGCAAGGCGATGAACCGCTCGTTCTTCAACGTGATCCTGGGCGGCTTCGGCGGCGAGGGGGCATCCAGCGACGCGGGCGGCGCGAAGGAACAGCGTCCGGTGAAATCGGGCTCGCCGGAAGACGCGGCGTTCATCCTGCAGAACGCGGAATCCGTGATCATCGTGCCGGGCTACGGCCTCGCGGTGGCGCGCGCCCAGCACACGGTGAAGGAACTGGTCGACAAGCTCACGGCGCACGGCGTGCAGGTGCGCTACGCGATCCACCCGGTGGCGGGCCGCATGCCGGGCCACATGAACGTGCTGCTGGCGGAAGCCGAGGTGCCGTACGACCAGGTGGCGGAGATGGAAGACATCAACGGCGAGTTCGGCCAGACGGACGTCGTGCTCGTGCTGGGCGCGAACGACGTCGTGAACCCGGCGGCCAAGGACCCGAAATCGCCGATCGCGGGGATGCCGATTCTCGAGGCCTATAAAGCCAAGAGCATCATCGTCAACAAGCGCTCGATGGCGTCGGGGTATGCGGGGCTGGACAACGATCTCTTCTATCAGCCGAACACGATGATGGTGTTCGGCGATGCGAAGAAGGTGATCGAGGCGATGGTCAAGGCAGTCGAATGA
- the mnmA gene encoding tRNA 2-thiouridine(34) synthase MnmA has translation MSKKKVVIGMSGGVDSSVAAWMLKEQGYEVVGLFMKNWEDDDDSEYCSTRQDWIDAASVADVVGVDIEAVNFAAEYKDRVFAEFLREYQAGRTPNPDVLCNAEIKFKAFLDHAMKLGADLIATGHYARVRHNGATNKFELLKALDSTKDQSYFLHRLNQAQLSKSLFPLGEIAKTEVRKIAEKLGLPNAAKKDSTGICFIGERPFREFLGRYLQHKPGPMKLDNGQTVGEHVGLSFYTLGQRKGIGIGGLKSHKNADGTSEPWFVARKDIATNTLYIVQGHDHPWLLSASLGAGQASWIAGAPPEPRALSAKTRYRQADVPCTVAPEGPDRFTLAFTDPQWAVTPGQSAVLYDGDVCLGGGIIDTATAA, from the coding sequence ATGAGCAAAAAGAAAGTCGTGATCGGGATGTCGGGCGGCGTCGACTCCTCGGTCGCGGCCTGGATGTTGAAGGAACAGGGCTATGAAGTCGTCGGCCTGTTCATGAAGAACTGGGAAGACGACGACGATTCCGAATACTGTTCCACGCGCCAGGACTGGATCGACGCGGCCAGCGTGGCCGACGTCGTCGGCGTGGACATCGAGGCGGTCAACTTCGCCGCCGAATACAAGGACCGCGTGTTCGCGGAATTCCTGCGCGAATACCAGGCCGGCCGCACGCCGAACCCGGACGTGCTGTGCAACGCCGAGATCAAGTTCAAGGCCTTCCTCGACCACGCGATGAAGCTGGGCGCCGACCTGATCGCGACCGGCCACTACGCGCGCGTGCGCCACAACGGCGCCACTAACAAATTCGAGCTGCTGAAAGCGCTCGATTCGACCAAGGACCAGAGCTACTTCCTGCACCGCCTGAACCAGGCGCAGTTGTCGAAATCGCTGTTCCCGCTGGGCGAGATCGCCAAGACGGAAGTGCGCAAGATCGCGGAAAAACTGGGCCTGCCCAATGCGGCGAAAAAGGATTCGACGGGCATCTGCTTCATCGGCGAGCGCCCGTTCCGCGAATTCCTCGGCCGCTACCTGCAGCACAAGCCGGGCCCGATGAAGCTGGACAACGGCCAGACGGTCGGCGAGCACGTGGGCCTGTCGTTCTACACGCTGGGCCAGCGCAAGGGCATCGGCATCGGCGGCCTGAAATCGCACAAGAACGCGGACGGCACGAGCGAACCGTGGTTCGTGGCGCGCAAGGACATCGCCACCAACACGCTGTACATCGTGCAGGGCCACGACCACCCGTGGCTGCTGTCGGCCAGCCTGGGCGCCGGGCAGGCCAGCTGGATCGCGGGCGCACCTCCGGAGCCGCGCGCTTTATCCGCCAAGACCCGCTACCGCCAGGCCGACGTGCCCTGCACGGTCGCGCCGGAAGGTCCGGACCGCTTCACGCTCGCCTTCACCGATCCGCAATGGGCGGTGACGCCGGGCCAGTCGGCCGTGTTGTACGACGGCGACGTGTGCCTGGGCGGCGGCATCATCGATACCGCGACCGCCGCCTGA
- a CDS encoding NAD(P) transhydrogenase subunit alpha: MEISHTIINLIIFVLAIYVGYHVVWTVTPALHTPLMAVTNAVSAIIIVGAMLAAGLTEGLTGRIAGTVAVALAAVNVFGGFLVTQRMLEMFKKKEPKAAKSAPVAKDAVGVAKEAA, from the coding sequence ATGGAAATCAGCCATACCATCATCAACCTGATCATCTTCGTGCTGGCGATCTATGTCGGCTACCACGTCGTGTGGACCGTCACGCCCGCGCTGCACACGCCGCTGATGGCGGTGACGAACGCCGTCTCGGCCATCATCATCGTCGGCGCCATGCTGGCGGCCGGCCTGACGGAAGGCCTGACCGGGAGAATCGCCGGCACCGTCGCGGTGGCGCTGGCGGCCGTGAACGTGTTCGGCGGCTTCCTCGTCACCCAGCGCATGCTGGAGATGTTCAAGAAGAAGGAACCGAAAGCGGCGAAATCCGCGCCGGTCGCCAAGGATGCCGTCGGCGTCGCGAAGGAGGCCGCATGA
- a CDS encoding Re/Si-specific NAD(P)(+) transhydrogenase subunit alpha, whose protein sequence is MRIGVPAETRPGETRVAATPETVKKLAAQHEVIVQSGAGVHASAIDDAYVAAGARIGTAQEALGADLVLKVRSPNAEERAQMKQGAALVGMLNPFDTDNLAALAQQRLTAFALEAAPRITRAQSMDVLSSQANIAGYKAVIMAANAYQRFMPMLMTAAGTVKAARVLIMGVGVAGLQAIATAKRLGAVIEASDVRPPVKEQVESLGAKFIDVPFLTDEEREIAKGVGGYARPMPADWMRRQAELVHERAKQADIVITTALIPGRKAPVLIAEETVRAMKPGSVIVDMAIEQGGNCPLTELGKTVIKHGVTIIGEPNLPALVAADASALYARNVLDFLKLVIDKDGKLVIDREDEIVRAVLVAIDGDVLRKAA, encoded by the coding sequence ATGAGAATTGGTGTTCCGGCCGAAACGAGGCCGGGCGAGACACGTGTCGCAGCAACTCCCGAAACCGTCAAAAAGCTGGCTGCCCAGCACGAAGTGATCGTGCAATCCGGTGCCGGCGTGCATGCTTCCGCGATTGATGACGCCTATGTCGCCGCTGGCGCCCGCATCGGGACCGCGCAAGAGGCTCTCGGGGCCGACCTCGTCCTGAAAGTACGCAGCCCGAACGCGGAAGAGCGCGCGCAGATGAAGCAGGGCGCCGCCCTCGTCGGCATGTTGAACCCGTTCGATACGGACAACCTGGCCGCGCTGGCGCAGCAGCGCCTGACCGCGTTCGCGCTTGAAGCGGCGCCCCGCATCACCCGTGCGCAATCGATGGACGTGCTGTCGTCGCAGGCCAACATCGCCGGCTACAAGGCCGTGATCATGGCCGCCAACGCCTATCAGCGCTTCATGCCGATGCTGATGACGGCCGCCGGCACCGTGAAAGCGGCGCGCGTGCTGATCATGGGCGTCGGCGTCGCCGGCCTGCAGGCCATCGCCACCGCGAAGCGCCTCGGTGCCGTCATCGAAGCGTCCGACGTGCGGCCGCCCGTGAAGGAGCAGGTGGAATCGCTGGGCGCCAAATTCATCGACGTGCCGTTCCTCACCGACGAGGAACGGGAGATCGCCAAGGGCGTCGGCGGCTATGCGCGTCCGATGCCGGCCGACTGGATGCGGCGCCAGGCGGAGCTCGTGCACGAGCGCGCGAAGCAGGCCGACATCGTCATCACCACCGCGCTGATCCCGGGCCGCAAGGCCCCCGTGCTGATTGCGGAAGAGACGGTGCGCGCGATGAAGCCGGGTTCCGTGATCGTCGACATGGCCATCGAGCAGGGCGGCAACTGCCCGCTGACGGAGTTGGGCAAGACGGTGATCAAGCACGGCGTGACGATCATCGGCGAACCGAACCTGCCGGCGCTCGTCGCGGCCGACGCCTCGGCCCTGTACGCGCGCAACGTGCTGGACTTTTTGAAGCTCGTGATCGACAAGGACGGGAAGCTCGTCATCGACCGCGAGGACGAGATCGTGCGCGCAGTGCTCGTCGCCATCGACGGCGACGTGCTGCGCAAAGCGGCGTAA
- a CDS encoding glutathione S-transferase, protein MIVVHHLNNSRSQRILWLLEELGLEYEIKKYQRDPKTMLAPPALRAVHPLGKSPVIQDGDTVVAESGAIIEYLVGRYGTALAPVPGTPGRLHYTYFLHYAEGSAMPPLLLKLVFDRVESSPAPFFVRPIARAIANKVKDSFVLPQIRQHLAFLEGELGKRTWFAGDEFSAADIQMSFPLEAAAARGGLDGQYPNLVAFLDKVHARPAYRRALEQGGEYAFVK, encoded by the coding sequence ATGATCGTCGTCCATCACCTGAACAATTCGCGCTCCCAGCGCATCCTGTGGCTGTTGGAGGAACTGGGTCTGGAATACGAGATCAAAAAATACCAACGCGATCCGAAGACGATGCTGGCGCCGCCCGCGCTGCGCGCCGTGCACCCGCTCGGCAAGTCGCCCGTCATCCAGGACGGCGATACGGTCGTGGCGGAATCGGGCGCGATCATCGAGTACCTGGTCGGCCGCTACGGCACGGCGCTGGCGCCGGTGCCGGGTACGCCCGGGCGCCTGCACTACACGTATTTCCTGCATTACGCGGAAGGATCGGCGATGCCGCCGCTGCTGCTGAAACTCGTGTTCGACCGCGTCGAGAGCAGCCCGGCGCCGTTCTTCGTGCGCCCGATCGCGCGCGCGATCGCGAACAAGGTCAAGGACAGCTTCGTGCTGCCGCAGATCCGCCAGCACCTGGCGTTCCTGGAGGGGGAGCTGGGCAAGCGCACCTGGTTCGCCGGCGACGAGTTCTCCGCCGCCGACATCCAGATGAGCTTCCCGCTGGAAGCGGCGGCCGCGCGCGGCGGGCTGGATGGGCAATACCCGAACCTGGTCGCCTTCCTCGACAAGGTCCACGCGCGGCCGGCCTACCGGCGCGCGCTCGAACAGGGCGGGGAATACGCCTTCGTCAAGTAA
- a CDS encoding chemotaxis protein CheW, translating to MAEDIVNNATEVLSFRLGSEEYAISILKVQEIRGYDAVTRIANAPDYLKGVVNLRGIIVPVVDMRIKFNVGAATYDAFTVVIVLNINNHTIGMVVDSVSDVVTLTADQIKPAPDLGATVSGEYLRGLGTVGERMLIMLDIDKLLGSEEMGLLAAAKEAA from the coding sequence ATGGCTGAAGACATCGTCAACAACGCGACCGAAGTGCTGTCGTTCCGCCTGGGCAGCGAGGAATATGCGATCAGCATTCTCAAGGTCCAGGAAATCCGCGGCTACGACGCCGTCACCCGCATCGCCAACGCGCCCGACTACCTGAAGGGCGTCGTCAACCTGCGCGGCATCATCGTGCCGGTGGTCGACATGCGCATCAAGTTCAACGTCGGCGCCGCGACCTACGACGCGTTCACCGTCGTGATCGTCCTGAACATCAACAACCACACGATCGGCATGGTGGTGGACAGCGTCTCGGACGTCGTCACGCTGACGGCGGACCAGATCAAGCCGGCCCCGGACCTCGGCGCCACCGTGTCGGGCGAATACCTGCGCGGGCTCGGTACCGTGGGCGAGCGCATGCTGATCATGCTGGATATCGACAAGCTGCTCGGCTCCGAGGAGATGGGGCTCTTGGCGGCGGCGAAAGAGGCGGCCTGA
- the pepP gene encoding Xaa-Pro aminopeptidase: protein MDYAARRARLAAQMQPGSVAVLPTAPAVLRNGDSDYPYRHDSAFYYLTGFTEPESVLVLVAATGDKPARSILFCREKNIEREIWDGYRHGPEAARTTFGFDDAYPIAELDTHMARLLANAPALYYALASNAALDAQVTGWIKAVRAQARTGTTAPDTFVNLLPLLDEMRLVKDADEQALMLRAGEISGRAHGRAMRAARPGMFEYELEAELLYAFRKSGAQFPAYTPIVASGPNACILHYNVNDRNMEDGDLVLIDAGCELDGYASDITRTFPVSGRFTDAQRTLYELVLAAQDAALAAIAPGRPYSAFHEAALRVLVQGMLDLGLVDKSKYASVDDAIADKAHVPFYMHGTGHWLGMDVHDVGGYRDVTQAEKPSRPLAEGMVVTVEPGIYVRPADGVPERFWHIGIRIEDDVVVTKDGYRLLTASAPKTVAEIEAIVGTAHG from the coding sequence ATGGATTACGCGGCACGACGCGCGCGCCTGGCCGCGCAGATGCAGCCCGGCAGCGTGGCCGTGCTGCCCACCGCCCCGGCCGTCCTGCGCAACGGCGACAGCGACTACCCCTACCGCCACGACAGCGCGTTTTACTATCTGACCGGCTTCACGGAACCGGAAAGCGTATTGGTACTCGTCGCCGCAACGGGCGACAAGCCGGCGCGCTCCATCCTGTTCTGCCGCGAGAAAAACATCGAGCGCGAGATCTGGGACGGCTACCGCCATGGCCCCGAAGCGGCGCGCACCACGTTCGGCTTCGACGACGCCTACCCGATCGCCGAACTGGATACGCACATGGCGCGCCTCCTCGCCAACGCACCGGCGCTGTACTACGCGCTGGCATCGAACGCCGCGCTCGACGCGCAGGTGACGGGCTGGATCAAGGCCGTGCGCGCGCAAGCCCGCACCGGCACCACCGCGCCCGACACCTTCGTGAACCTGCTGCCGCTGCTGGACGAGATGCGCCTCGTGAAGGACGCCGACGAGCAGGCGCTGATGCTGCGCGCCGGCGAGATCTCGGGCCGCGCCCACGGGCGCGCGATGCGTGCGGCGCGCCCAGGCATGTTCGAGTACGAGCTGGAAGCGGAGCTGCTGTACGCCTTCCGCAAAAGCGGCGCCCAGTTCCCCGCCTACACGCCGATCGTGGCCTCGGGCCCGAACGCCTGCATCCTGCACTACAACGTCAACGACCGGAACATGGAAGACGGCGACCTGGTGCTGATCGACGCCGGCTGCGAACTGGATGGCTACGCGTCCGACATCACCCGCACGTTCCCGGTGAGCGGCCGCTTCACGGACGCCCAGCGCACGCTGTACGAACTGGTGCTGGCCGCGCAGGACGCCGCGTTGGCCGCCATCGCGCCGGGCCGGCCGTACAGCGCCTTCCACGAAGCGGCGCTGCGCGTGCTCGTGCAGGGCATGCTCGACCTGGGCCTCGTCGACAAGTCGAAATACGCCAGCGTCGACGACGCCATCGCCGACAAGGCCCACGTCCCGTTCTACATGCACGGCACGGGCCACTGGCTCGGCATGGATGTGCACGACGTGGGCGGGTACCGCGACGTCACGCAGGCCGAGAAGCCATCGCGGCCGCTGGCCGAAGGCATGGTCGTCACGGTGGAACCGGGCATCTACGTGCGTCCGGCCGACGGCGTGCCGGAACGCTTCTGGCACATCGGCATCCGCATCGAGGACGACGTCGTCGTGACAAAGGACGGCTATCGCCTGCTGACGGCGTCCGCGCCGAAGACGGTGGCCGAGATCGAAGCGATCGTGGGGACGGCGCATGGCTGA